The stretch of DNA CGAATCCTCTATCAACTGCTCGAGGAGTAGAAAAATTGAGAAATCCTTCCTGTTTTTGACTTTAAAGGTCATTTCATCGGCTTAAAGCTCTTTTCAAATGCAAAAGCTTGTGGCATGTTACATAACGCTACTAATAAATAAATCTACGGAAAGAAGAGACGATTCAAATGAATAAGACTGAACTTGTTGCAAAAATGGCTGAATCTGCGGAACTCACTAAAGCTGAAGCCGCACGTGCGTTAAAATCTTTTGAAGAAACTGTTGCAGAAGCGATGAAGAATGGAGAAAAAATCTCTATTGTTGGTTTTGGCTCTTTTGAAACATCAGAGCGTGCTGCTCGCACAGGTCGTAACCCACAGACTGGCAAAGAAATCCAGATCCCTGCGGCTACCGTACCTAAGTTTAAAGCGGGTAAAACGCTTAAAGATAGCGTTAACTAATCACAACTCTTGTGATTTATATAAAACCTCCTATTAGGAGGTTTTTTTATGTCTGCTAATCGGCCACGACTGCAAGTTCAACCATTTTTCACTTCAACTTTGCACTAATCCAGTGCCACCTGCCCTAGATTGAATCAATTCCAATGAACAAACCAACAGCAGTACAAATAAACATCTGTTTTATAACATTAAAATTTCTGGCTTGGTCTTTGCTATATCCCCTGTGACTATTATAAAAATACTTATAGGGGAAGATAATGAACAAGCTACTTATCAATACCGCAGCCGTGACTGCAACAGCGCTAATGAGCCTATCGGCAAACGCCGCAGTAGAAGCCAATATTGGCGCCACTTCTAACTACTTATGGCGTGGTGTTACCCAAACCAATGATGCAGTAGCCGTTCAAGGTGGCATTGATTACAGCCACGAAGTCGGCTTCTACGCCGGAACATGGGCATCAAATGTCGATTTTGGTAACGAGACCAGTTATGAGATTGATTTCTATGCCGGCTTTGCTGGCAGCATAGGCAAAGAGTTTGGCTATGACATCAGCTATCTCTATTATGCTTACCCAGATGCTGACGACAGCATCGATTTTGGCGAAGCTACAGTGGCCCTTAGCTGGAAATGGATTGAAGTAAGCTACGCACATGTAGTCAATGCGGGAAATGATGTCACTGGCGACCCTACACTCGATGAAAAAGACATGGGTTACGTGCAAACCACATTAACTTACCCTATCTCAGATACTCTCTCAATTGCAGCGCACTATGGCTACTCAACAGGTGATGTCGTTACCGCTTGGTACAGTACCGACAACTACGCTGACTATTCGATTGCCCTCAGTAAAGACACAGATTTTGGTACTGTCTCTTTTATGGTCAGTGATACTGACTTAACAGATGATGATGCTAAAGTGCTGCTAGGGTATAGCTATAGCTTCGATTTGTAATATTCGAATATTATCTTTCAGTGGCGGCCGTTGCTGTGCAGATACCATTGCACAAAAAACGCCGCTGACTGAAAGTCATCGACCCTTTGCATTATTAATCGTCATATACCATCTCTAGTTTAGGTTATTAAATTTCAGTAATTACTCTCCGCCAATGGGTTTTATAGCTTTAGTTTTATAAAACTGTAATTTTGTTACGTAGATCGCATATTTTTGTCTAATGGCCTGCTAAATTCTTTCTTAAGCGCTCACTAATGTGGCAGTAACCACTGTCAATATGAGCACGATAAAATCTGTTATTAACCTATATGTATCAATAATATTTTCTTTATTCGACAACGATTAAGGATCAGGAAAATAGGTACTCAATTGAGAGGAATTCGTGATGGCTCAGATACTAGATTTTGTGCCCAACGATGCAGAGATGGAATCATTTACAGCGCCAAAAAATAAAAAGGCTGCTGATGATTTAGCGCATAAAAAAGATGTGAAAAAACGCTTAGAAGCGTATTTAGAAAGAACCCAGCTCAGTCGAGCGATGGGCGAAGATGAATTTTGGGCTTAATTCATTGGTATAAGCGCAAAAAAAGCTCCTGAATCAATTCCAGGAGCTTACAAAGCTAATTAGAAAGCTTACTGCTCTGCGGCCTCTGTTTCACGCTTCTTGAGAAAGTATTCTTTGGTCAACGCAAATACCACCGGACTCAGCAATGCCAATGCGATTAAGTTCGGTATTGCCATCATTGCATTCAGCGTATCCGCTAACAGCCAAATAAACTCTAATGAGCTTACAGCGCCTAATGGCACTACCAGTGTCCAAAGAATTCTAAAGGGCTTAATCGCCTTTACACCAAACAAGAACTGTACACACTTCTCACAGTAAAAGCTCCAACCTAAGATGGTTGTAAACGCAAACACACTCAAGGCTATAGCCACGACATAATTGCCTAATGGGAACGCTTGAGAGAAGGCAAAAGAGGTCAATGCAGCCCCATTTTCACCCGAAGTCCAAGCGCCGGACACTATAATCGCTAAGCCAGTAATAGTACAAACGATTAAGGTATCAATGAACGTCCCCAACATCGCCACTAATCCTTGAGCAACGGGGTTATTTGTTTGCGCTGCAGCGTGAGCTATTGGCGCGCTACCAAGACCCGCTTCGTTAGAAAACACACCACGTGCCACACCAAAGCGAATCGCGGCCCAAACTGCTGCCCCCGCAAAACCGCCTTGAGCCGCGACAGGGTTAAAGGCACTGTGGATAATCAGTTCGAATGCTGCTGGGATTTCAGAAGCATAAACCACCAGTACTGCGATGCCAGCGCCTATATAGAATATCGTCATAATCGGCACGAGTTTACCGGCAACATCAGCGATACGTTTAATACCGCCCATCAATACCGCACCAACTAAGACCATCAGCACCACACCGGTAACCCAACTTGGTACGCCAAAATTACTGCTTAACGCATCAGCCACTGAGTTAGCCTGTACGGTGTTACCAATACCAAACCCAGCCAGTGCACCAAACAACGCAAATGCGGTGCCTAACCAAGCCCACTTAGAGCTAAGGCCGTTCTTGATGTAATACATTGGGCCACCGACGTGGTTACCATTGTCATCCACTTCACGGTATTTAACCGCTAATACCGCTTCTGCGAATTTGGTTGCCATACCGACTAATGCCGTACACCACATCCAAAAAAGCGCACCTGGGCCACCAATAAAAATAGCGGTAGCAACACCCGCAATATTACCCGTACCGATCGTTGCGGAGAGCGACGTCATTAGCGCGTTAAACGGGCTAATCTCACCTTTCATGTTCTTATCTTTGTCAGGAATACGACCTGACCATAACAATTTAAAACCAGTGCCCAGCTTTAAAATCGGCATAAAACGCAAACCAACAGTGAGAAATAACCCTACCCCTAGGATCAAGACCAGCATAGGAGTCCCCCACACTACACCGTTAATCATGCCAATAAATTCAGTAATAGCTTCCATTCAGACCTCGTAGATACAGATTATTTATAGTTATTTTTTATAATTTTATTCTAAGTGTTTAGGGCTTTTTGATCTTCCCTATGAGAGCAAGGTCAAAAGGTCCTCACCGATTGCGCTAGCTCAAACAATACGCATCGGGTCAAACAGAGTACAACGAAATGTTAACCTTTGAAAAGGCTACACGAGAGAAAGGCACTTGAAGAAAGTGACAATAGCGCCCAAAGACGCTAGAAGGTGTTGAATTTTATTAATATTTATAATTGTGTTGCTTGGTTTTTTTACCAACGCGGAGGCTATACAGCTTAGTTACCACCCATAAATAGCCTACAAAAAAGCAACAATACCCAGCAGTGCAGTAACAACAGCCAACAAGCGTGGCTTCGGACTTGTTTCAAAACGGCTATTATTTATCACAAAGCAGGATCTGTTCTGGGTAGCTTAAAAGAGATGATATAAGTAAGGAGTAAAAAGATCGTTGAAACCGCCAAACAAGCCCCAAGCCCTGCAATTTGATACACCCAACCAGACAGTATGGTCCCGATAAGCCTACCCATTGCATTCGCCATATAGTAAAAACCAATGTCGAGTGAGACACCGTCATCACCAGCGTAACTCACTATAAGGTAGCTGTGCAGAGAAGAGTTTATGGCAAACACCGCACCAAACAGCATCAAACCTGTGATTAATGCAAACTGTAGATCAGTCCAGCCGGTAAACATCACAACGGCTAATATTGCTGTCACCAATGTCAATAATCCGGCCCATACCGTTGCACTCGCGCCATCAGGCGTCTTTGCGCTATTGCGTCCAGTGATTAACGGCGCCGCGGACTGAACCACACCATAACCAATGACCCACAATGCTAAAAAGGCGCCAACACTACTATGCTCCCAACCTAATTGACTGGCTAAAAACACTGGCAGAGCAATAACAAACCACACATCTCTAGCTGCAAATAAGAACAAACGTGCTGCTGAAAGGATATTAACTCGGCGACTTTTT from Shewanella sp. Choline-02u-19 encodes:
- a CDS encoding HU family DNA-binding protein; translation: MNKTELVAKMAESAELTKAEAARALKSFEETVAEAMKNGEKISIVGFGSFETSERAARTGRNPQTGKEIQIPAATVPKFKAGKTLKDSVN
- a CDS encoding TorF family putative porin, with amino-acid sequence MNKLLINTAAVTATALMSLSANAAVEANIGATSNYLWRGVTQTNDAVAVQGGIDYSHEVGFYAGTWASNVDFGNETSYEIDFYAGFAGSIGKEFGYDISYLYYAYPDADDSIDFGEATVALSWKWIEVSYAHVVNAGNDVTGDPTLDEKDMGYVQTTLTYPISDTLSIAAHYGYSTGDVVTAWYSTDNYADYSIALSKDTDFGTVSFMVSDTDLTDDDAKVLLGYSYSFDL
- a CDS encoding alanine/glycine:cation symporter family protein produces the protein MEAITEFIGMINGVVWGTPMLVLILGVGLFLTVGLRFMPILKLGTGFKLLWSGRIPDKDKNMKGEISPFNALMTSLSATIGTGNIAGVATAIFIGGPGALFWMWCTALVGMATKFAEAVLAVKYREVDDNGNHVGGPMYYIKNGLSSKWAWLGTAFALFGALAGFGIGNTVQANSVADALSSNFGVPSWVTGVVLMVLVGAVLMGGIKRIADVAGKLVPIMTIFYIGAGIAVLVVYASEIPAAFELIIHSAFNPVAAQGGFAGAAVWAAIRFGVARGVFSNEAGLGSAPIAHAAAQTNNPVAQGLVAMLGTFIDTLIVCTITGLAIIVSGAWTSGENGAALTSFAFSQAFPLGNYVVAIALSVFAFTTILGWSFYCEKCVQFLFGVKAIKPFRILWTLVVPLGAVSSLEFIWLLADTLNAMMAIPNLIALALLSPVVFALTKEYFLKKRETEAAEQ